In the Diprion similis isolate iyDipSimi1 chromosome 2, iyDipSimi1.1, whole genome shotgun sequence genome, one interval contains:
- the LOC124416302 gene encoding uncharacterized protein LOC124416302 — protein sequence MRNAIENNLQCADTIAVVKMDRKMLALPAKKTRSKIETTTIKIMTKTFLKKNFDFLGTADGIKQFGMKISSERIRDTMVGYVVLVSLCLPFATTQDLTDEHCDTCRIKRATRSQLADIKVRLYTGEDLDTYTEVVVGDATELLDKMNLSKPTVLLIHGLYGTLSRLYNDKIILGMFEG from the exons GAAAACAATTTACAGTGCGCTGATACGATTGCTGTAGTTAAAATGGATCGTAAAATGTTGGCACTTCCTGCAAAAAAAACACgttcaaaaatcgaaacgaCCACGATAAAGATAATGACCAA AACATtcctgaagaaaaatttcgattttcttgGTACTGCGGACG GCATTAAACAATTTGGAATGAAGATTTCGTCAGAAAGAATACGTGACACGATGGTGGGATATGTGGTTCTTGTCTCTCTATGCCTACCATTTGCCACGACACAAGATCTGACGGACGAACACTGCGATACTTGCA GAATAAAAAGGGCAACGAGGTCGCAATTGGCAGATATCAAAGTCAGGTTATACACAGG TGAAGATCTCGACACGTACACAGAGGTGGTAGTCGGCGATGCTACGGAGCTGCTCGACAAGATGAACTTGAGCAAGCCAACCGTGCTGCTCATCCATGGTTTGTACGGAACTTTGAGCCGTCTATACAACGATAAGATCATCCTTGGTATGTTTGAAGGATAA